The bacterium region GCGGTTCGCTCTCAAAAAATTGAAATGGGACACTCCGCTGCATATTATTGGCAAGGGAAAATTCCTGCTTCTCCTTTTTTTACAGCTGTTCCATTCAATACTGGAGCGCTCGAAACCTTAGCATGGCTACAAGCTGGTGGCGGACAGGAACTTTATGAAGAGTTAATGCAACCTCACGGCGTCGTAGCACTGGCATGTGGTGCGACCCCAGCGCAAATGGCTGGATGGTTTAATAAACGTATAGAAACTCAGGAAGACCTTAAGGGTTTAAAAATTCGTATCGCAGGATTTGCCAACCGCATATACAAGGCCGCTGGGGCGTCCCCTGTTCTTGTGCCCGGAGGCGAAGTCTTTACCAGTCTCTCAACAGGGGTCATCGATGCTGCCGAATGGGTTGGTCCTTACCATGACTATACAATAGGCCTTCATAAAGCAGCGAAGTATTACTATGGCCCGGGCTGGCAAGAACAGGGTCCCCTACTCGAACTTATGATCAATAAAAAGGCATGGGAATCACTTCCAAAGCCATTTCAAAACGCAATTCGTGTCGCTGCTAATGATACGACACTATGGATGTTGAATGAATTCAATGCAAAAAATGCTGAGTATCT contains the following coding sequences:
- a CDS encoding TRAP transporter substrate-binding protein, translating into MKRRNFLKKTILYPAAVSATALASSLTARSSAFAQKKKYRWRLALGVPRTLPIWGPGIERFAKLVKELTDSALNIRVYGAGELVPAMETFDAVRSQKIEMGHSAAYYWQGKIPASPFFTAVPFNTGALETLAWLQAGGGQELYEELMQPHGVVALACGATPAQMAGWFNKRIETQEDLKGLKIRIAGFANRIYKAAGASPVLVPGGEVFTSLSTGVIDAAEWVGPYHDYTIGLHKAAKYYYGPGWQEQGPLLELMINKKAWESLPKPFQNAIRVAANDTTLWMLNEFNAKNAEYLQKIRMSSKLEILRLPDSILTLLKQLSSEIMQEVAARDPMAEKVRSSLLAFQKNYQDCYSVTKLSSH